TTTGGGTGGATGTAGTGGCTGGAAGAAGGGCTAATTAACTGAGTTTCAACCTTGTGGGTTATGTCTGATATCCGTGCATTCAAAACATTTGCATGCCAATCGGATCCCATCTTCCACAGCAGTCATTATACCCAATTATTTATAAAATAGTGCCTGTTTTTTTGAGTCAATAGCTATAAAATATTGCTGAGTTTTAGGTAAGTTACTTGATTGTAATGCCATCAAACAAACACAGCTTGGCAATAATACAGTATAGAGCAATGTGAGGGTTAAAAATATGGTGAATACTTGTGGATCAGATAGCTTGTACTTGTCAGCAGCAAAAAAACCCCTCTATCTTTGTCTCATAATCTTAAATCTGTGAGTTTTAGTTACATTACTATTAATAAACTGCACTGCttgaaaaatgtttctcatttATGAAAGCTGTACTTCATACAGCTTCAGCTAGAGAAATCTTTAACTTATCTGATGCCAGAATCAGATACAACTCTTGCTTTTGGGAAAGCGGGGGGTTCACTGATCAGAGAATTTACTAATTCAATTGCTGCTTTGCCTCACGTAATTGGCAAAAGCTGATCTTTTATTAACCGattcttttaattcattttctcttttgggTTTTAAGTGGGGAGGTAAGTGTTACATGTTTAACAAATTTAAGTAGTCACCCCTTGGTGTAGTCCCTTCAACTTTCTCAATGGTCTTTTAGGCAGAGCGAATGAAGTGGAGATGAAAGATGAGATTTTGGAGGATGTGGGGAAAAGAGAAATCTTGCAGAATACTGAGCATGAGGAACACAAAGAGGAGTCTGAGGAACGGGAAATTGTAAAGGAGTGTACGGAAATAAAGACATTGCATGCTGATGAAAATACAGAGGCAGAGAAAACCATGGAAGACGATGATGTCACATCAACAGTGATGTTAAGTAGTGGACGTGAGGAACAAATTCAAAGCCACACAGGACATGTTTCAGGAAATGTTTCTTCCACTGAAAATAGTGATGTAATTGAGTCGAGAAAGGAAACAGAATCAGGAGATGATAGCATAGGAGCCCAACAGTCTGGTAGTAAGGAATCTGAACATagtagtgatttaaatcacttgacTAATGAGAATGGGGAAACAGGTACACTGCAAAGTCAGGGCACTGAGACTCCTCAGGGAATACCTACTGACTTAGACACAGAGCATGAATCTGAAAGAGTTGCACAAGAGCAGAAAGTAAAACAAGAGGATTTTACAATTTGCCAGAGAGAAGGcaatattgaaatatttcaggaAGCTCTTGATTTTGTGGTTAGCAGCCATGCGTCAGCTTCTGATCAGTCGGGATCACCAGAAGGTGCAAGAGCAGGTATAGGTATTGAAGAATCACATGTGGAGGTTCACACTGAAAGTCTCTGTCAAGCAGAAGAAAGCACTGAAAATGAGGTTATGAGTAGCTTGGAGAAACAGCTTGATGAAGATGAAGGGTGCATAGACAGAACAATTAGTAAAGTAGAgagtggtaaaaatgagagtgaTACAGCCGAAGAAGAAAATAAGACTGGAAATACAGTTCCAAGTCAGGGAAAGAAAGAAGTAGATTctgtggaaggggagggagaagcagcatgTGAAAGTGAGGTCACACCAAATACAATTGTAAAGGAACAAAAACCAGATGAAACACATACTGTGTCTACTTTTTCAAAGAGCGATCTGATATTAGCAGAAGAGGAAGGAAATATGCAAGATGAGGCAGAGAATGAGAAGGATATTATTGGGAGGGGACAAACAAAAGACATAGGAAAGATGGAAGAATTGACAGGCATTTTGGACATACAACCAgattctgaaaacaaaaaggtGGAAGAGGAGGAACGTGTGGCATCCCGAGATGAATTTGCAGAGATAAAAGAGGATGTATCGCATCAGAGAGGGCAGGACCAAGATGTCATGAAAGAAAGTCAATCCCAAGAAACTATTTTAGTTCCTAGTCCCAGCGATCATGAAATTGAGGAGTCAAACACAGAAATGTGGGATGAAtctaggaaaagaaaggaaagcagaagTGAGTTGATGGAAGATGAGAGAACACAGGTAGAAACCCAAACAATTAAGTACGGAGAAGAAATAAAGAATAATCCAATACAAGAAAAAGATAAGACTGTagaaaatgaaatgcagaaaGTAGTTAAACAAGAGGAAGATGAATCTAGACAGGAATTGACTCAAGATGTCAGTGTAATTATTGAAGAGAAAGTTGATGATAAAGAGGTACTAGTGGAAAGTAGCGAGAAGCTGGATCTTCCAGACCAGCAGCATGATAGATTCGTTTCTGATGATAGTTCATTGCAGAAAATCACTAAACTATCGCAGCAACTTAGTGAATCCCTTGAGGGCAACACAAAGGAAACGGAAGTTCAGAACACTGTGTTAGATGATGCATGTCAACTTAGCAGAAAAGAAAGGGATACAAAACAGATGGGAAGTGGGAATGAGGAAGatgaaaataaagaaatagaAGAGCAACATGAATTTCAAGAAGTTAAGAAATTGGAAGTTGATCCACAGGTTGAGGAAGATGCTGATAACCTCAAGACACAGAAAGCAGAGCTGGATGAGAAGCCTAATGAACAAGTTGAGGTGGAGGGTCAAGAGGAGGAAATAGTGGAAGATGATagtaaaaaaattgattttgatgACGAATTAGGGCAGATATTAAAAACTCCTGGAAAGCATGATGCTGAGAAAGTTAATACACAAATGTTGGAAGAAGTTAGGGAAAAGGAAATAGTCACAGAAACTgccaaaacagaaaaaagtgaaaaGGAGGAAACTCATCAAAGCGGAACACAGAGTGTAGAGAATGAGGGCATGGTTACTGAAGGCAGTGCTAGTATccagcaggaaaaagaaaaggaagccGAAGAAGCTGCTCATTTGCAAACTGATGCATCTCAGTCTGCAGCTCCAGAAAAAGCATGTGATCTGGTGGAGGatgaaactgaaaatgaaaaagtgtTAGACAGCAATGTTATGGAAAAAATAGCTGATGGATATTCATCAGAACAGGAGCTAGGAAATGTAGGCAACACTAGGGATGAAAGCAAAGAGGATATGCAAGCTAGTAGAAGGGGCAAGGGTAGATCTAAAGAAGACTGTATGATATCATGAGTTCAAAATCTAGGACCCAAATAAGTTACATACCATTCTATCGGTTTCAGTACAAAAATGCATTTTGCACAATAAATCAGACTTTAGAAATACTCCTTAAAGTTTCTCTGTATGCAAGTCTCATAGTACAATGTCAATCTATATATATGGACATCCATCCAAGTTATTTACTGTGATACATGTTCACCAGAGATTAAACGtgtagatttgtttttaatctctcaGGTTTCATATTTTATCACCAAAAGAACAAGCAGCACAAATGTACTGTTCAGGTTCATGTCTAGTTAAAATGCTTTGAAGGCAGATATTTCCTACCAAGAGACCTTAAATACTGCTCTTATTTTCTAGACTAGTTTTAGCAAATTAGATATTTTGAATGTACTTAAATACCTGCCATAGGTCTCTGTTAGGTACATTACCGCTTCATGGTCATAAAGCAACTCTAAAGTATTACAGCACTGTAATAATATCCAAACTTCTTTGTGAATAGCTAAAGATTCCGGAACCAAATATCACTGCTAATATAATACCCACTTTTTGTGTGATTTTAGTATGAACACATTCCAAAGCCTGGTATATAAGATAAAcacatgaaatgccaaaatattagTTAGGTCACTATGAATCTGCTTAGTCTGCACACTTTGAAAGAACAGTATAGGGTTTAAGAAAGTAAAACTTGTTAGTCTTCTGAAAGGAATAAGTGTATTCATGTTTACTTAATCTAGGCACTTTGCACCAGAATAAGCCTTCTACATCATGTCTCACgtgtgcttttttattttttttttaggattgtTTTGGTACACACACAGTGTGTAGATTTTCTGTCAAGTACATTTTATTGCAGTTAATAGTATgataaaatatctatttttcttAGAGGAAAGTTTGTTTAAATTGCATTTCCTTATTGCACTGTCTTTTTTGCGAAAATATGGTTAGGAAAGAATGTTTTCTTATCTCAGTATGtacttttttccttcctccttgccAGGATGAAGTCAATTTTGAATGTCTTAATCTTTTTGAATGTCTTAATCAGATAACTGGTATTGCTCTTTATGTACTAGTGCCCATATAGCCAAACCtgcctttttgaaaatctttctcAACAGCTAGATTGTTTGTGATAGCCTGAATATAAACAGTAGAGATGTATGTCTTTTATTTGCAAGTTTTAAACCAGCTggaaagaaatgtgttttttgcAAGAGAAAACgttcttttaaacttgttttaagCAATGAAGTTGATGCAAACTCAAGGTTTTGAGTGGTCTATAGCAAGATATTGCTTGTATTGCTGTTACAAAATTAGTAGAGTGCAAATAGATTGAAAAGATTCAAGATGTATATCACAAATGTACTGAGCTGTATATAAttgaaataaacttattttatactTTAAAATACCTGTCCAAAGCACTACTTGCAAACCTGCATAAAATTCAATCTAAACTGATGAGAGATTCTAAAAGCTTTTTTTGTAAAAAGGCATTGCACAGTGACCTCTCAAACACTTTATGTATTATAATTTCCCTAAATGTCTAACTTATTTCGTATTGACAATTTTTCCTCCATGCTCGTTATAGATAGTAGAATTAATGTGATATAATTCTGCTAAGAAACCTTGACCTCCACATCCCAGGAATTTAACATGATATTGCATGAGTCAGTAATTTTAAACCTACAGTGCCTTTTACATGGCTTCCTTTCTGACACTGTGATGGCAGCTTTGGTGCAGTTTCTGTGAAAATGCACAATCCTTAAGTTGAGGACAATAAATGTTAGTATTGGAATATAATCATTATTATAATAATCTGATGAACTGCTACAGGTCTTCAAAGCACCTCTTACTGTATAGCACAGTTAACTAGTATGAAGATTTTTTCATTGCTTGAATCtcaaatggaatataaataaatgtgCTAATTAGACTTTGTCAATTAGGAAATCATTTATAATTAGATATATGTTAGAATGATGCCTAATCCACTGAAGCATATACCAGCACTTGGTATGTCTGGAGACAACTTGTTCATAAagagaaatgtaatttaaatatttctgagATAATTATGGGGAAGTTAATAGTGGTTTTTCAGCATGTGCACACCTGTAAGAATTTTTTAGAATATTTGTACAGGGCCAGGGAAACAGATACAATGATGACTCATTTAATGACTCGGTCATATTGTCGTCTTCTGTTTTTCCAAACTTAGGCTGTGTCTTCACTGGGTATTTGCCATGATTTCAGCATTCAGTGTCCAGCCATCAATGTAGCAGAGTTTTACTGGTGTAGCTACCTCTGTGACTGGCCACCAGTTGCTGAAATCAGGGCAAATACCTAGTGTAGAGAAGGCCTCTGAGTTCTTAGGTCATTTTCCAATGTGAATTTCCACTCATTTTTGTATGTATGCTTTGGGTTATGTGCATTGCATGAGTGTGGTTCCATGCAGGCAAATCATCTTGAAAAGAACCACAGATAATAGggaaaaatggttacttaccagTCCTCCAAGATTACACAGATGGCACTCAGCAAAATGTGTACTGGCATATCGGAAACATGACTTCCCATGTAATAATGCCAAAGATTAGAAAGTATGCAACTGAAAATCAGATTCTTTGGTGTGATACTTCCATAGTACATAACAGCTCACGCTTATAGCTACAACTGCTTTTAGCTGTGGAGGTACCCTGGTCAATCCCATATGATGGCAGCTGTCACAGATGGACAAAGTAATCAGATAGTTTAATTATAGTGGACTTGAATCATCCTTCAGTCAACCAAAGCACAAATTTGTGAAGGAAACTCATTGACTCTAATGAAATTCGTGTCATGTCTGTAGTTTCTTTTGCATGTGGGGCTATTAAGTGATGAGAGCTAGCCTTTGGGGCCCTCCAAAGCCAGTGGCCAATGACTCCAGTTTATCTGGGTATCTAGCAATGGCAGTGCTATTCTCagctttcatattttaaaaaaaaaaaaaagttcctagtACTCATCTGTCTAAAACTAGCCTTGAAAATTAGTCTCTGAAATTCTCCTGAAGATTCATGGCTTACTTGCAGTCTGCCACCACCACCTTTTAGCTGCCACGCTGGCCTTTTGTGTCCACGTAACCCATGGTTTGGGTATGGTCCCAATCCCAAATCAGTTGACAGGTCTGGGGAAGCAGTACTGCCCATGCTGCTACTGATGGCACTAGGACTCCTGCAAGTTCTCCCACTTGGCTTCTTGCAACTGACCAGCTACACTGCTGGGCAGCCACAGCGACTTCTGGCCACAACTAGGATCGTTGAATAGCATGAGACAAAGCATAGGTTAAATGTGGGATGGAAAGCAAAGGTCTCCTGTATCCATATCTCAGCTCTGGCACTCTCTGTATAGCCTTTGTCAAGTCACAAACTCTGTTTTAGTTTTCACCATCAACAAAATGGGATATGCTTTATCTGTAAAGTAGGAAACTAGCTACCACACATAAAAGGCACCCTCGAATTCAGTAGACTTGGGTTATAATCCTAGTGCCCCTCAGACATTCGACTTGTTAGAAaaccccaaaatttcaaaataaaaatatagtggGTTTGTGGATTTTTCTTCACAGACCCCAGTAAAAGCTCCTTTTTTATGTGTGTGAGGAGGAGTGGAAGGGGAGAACCTAAAGAACTCTTTTTATACACCCCCCTGACACACATAATTTTGTTTGTACCTGGAAGAACCATTTTACTTGCCCTCCCCCAAATCCTCACACCTGCATGAGATTCATGTGATTGAAGTAGTCGGGAGTCCATTATGTTGTGGGAAGTGATGAGAGAAACTGCTTTGCAGATGCCCCCCAAAATTGCAAAGGGCAActctaaaaataactgacaaTTGTTTTTATTCTGGGAACTGCAGATATATATTTCAAACACAAAAGGTATATGTTACCATACTGTAAATACTGTGGTAGTTGTGTAataattatatgtatatatttgttcATGGTTAATTTAGCTTCCAGAATTAAATGGATCATTTGGCAGGTGTCACTAACTTTAAAATGGGACATTCTGCCCTAAATTAAACCTCATTCTTTAGCAGTTTGCTTTCTGGGTCGTCTTCTGAGGTTTGGCTTCCAACTCTGTCTCTAGCCTTGAAATACTTTTCCTTGTTCTTCTATTCTTTGGCTTTATTTccatttttcctctgttttccttctttaagCAGAGTATTCTGCTCTCCACCTCCCTTTGCTTTTCGGCCACTGTTTATGCACATGCATATGTGTTTCAAACcaagttatttattttgcaggactTACCACAATGTGTCATATGTGAGTAGTcgtctgtccctcccttcctctccaccccaACTTTCAGTTTCGTATCAGGAAAGTTTTTTGCTTTCCCAAGAATGTATACAAAACGTGGTTTCACATCAATGCCTGACTACCACAATGATGGGCGTTCTTGAAATTCCCTGTGTCCTGTCCATTCTTGGACAGTTCTGAGTGCTGAATGCTTTCATACAGTAGATGTACAATGTTGCTGAACTGTCATGTTACTTATGATATGTGTGTTTGTTGTATAAGACACCATGGATAAAACGGTGCAATTTCATAATCTTAAAATGACCTCTTTGTGATTATATGCAAACCACAGTGACGAATTACTGCATTATCCAAGTTACCGTTGTTAGTTGTAGATTTGCCATATATAGAGGCTTCTatttaaaaattcaacattttctcATTTACCACACACTGGTATCAGCGATGCCACAGTTATTTCCTGTGTTAAGTGTCAACAAAGAAAAAGGGTAATAATGTAGTGAGGACCTTTTGCATACATAAGATCTAAAAAGCCTGTCTATtgtcttaatattttaaaaaattcaaaacatacAGTGTAGGTCTCTTTACACAAATTATATCCTTAAGAATATATTCAGTAAAATCTATCACTGATTGTGAGTTGTCAATTGCAAAGTCTAAGAAATGCAAGAACTCTTCTTCCTGAATGAACTTCTAATGTTGGCAGTTCACTTAGTAGGCCAGATCCTGATGTGGTAATTGAGTATTCAGCACCTATAGGTTGGGCTCTGTGTAGCTGACTGCTTATCTGTAAGGAGTGCTGTGGTGGTGTAGTTGCGTTGGTcgcaggatactagagagacaaggtgggagaggtaatatattttattggaccaacatctgtccactctgtctctgtctgtagGGAGGACAGAGTAATATATATGCTCTACAGAGTaagtataaaacaaaacactgagcAGCTTGTAGAAAGGAAAATTCTTTTGGTCAAATTCAGCTGCTCTAAAGGAATacatttttcaatgtattttgTTCAGTATAAAGGTAAAATAAACTTGGTGGTAATGTAGCTCCATGGTTCATAAAATCACTTGTTGCATAAAACATATGGCACCTGCTGAAATGTTTCCCTTTGCCTCAAAGGGAAGAGACTAGTGTTTGTTTACTCActtcaattttcttttctcaaaattatctttttaattcTGCAAAATAGTGTATTCTCTTGTATTTGTATACGGATCCCTGTTGCTTCAAAATTCAGGTCTAACACAGCAAGTTGTCTAAGCCAACAATCTCCTATTTATATTCGACCTGAAGGAGTAAAATGGAGGGAACCACTTCAccagactttttcttttcttttttttttttttttaatcacacaggCAGATGTTTTACTGGTGataatgaaagaaaatgtagccAAACTACTTAGTTACAAAGATTTtagtaaagattttaaaatgttaacatgtgATTAGCAATGATTGCAGGTGTATATAATCTCTTGCTAATATTAAATTTTAAAGATTTGTGAGATTTTTTGTGTTGCAGTTGTGTTTGACTCTAGAGTTCTTGCATGCTAACCTAAAGTAGAAGATTAGCCTGTTTGCATGCAGCTGGGTGCTGCTACTGAAGTGACAAGCATGCTCAGTGAGAATGACATAACTTCCTTTGGCTGAAACCCCTTCCCAGTCCTGTCTGTGACCTCATTTCCTGTGGTACGTGCATAACTACCTTCATCATTAGTTTCACTAACCTTTCCAATTCTTTCTTTGATTAAATACAGTATATACCCTGAAAAGTGTAAATCAGCACTGAGCTCTCTTCTCTTTCAGACAGACTGAAAAAACTCATTGGTGAACGAGAATCCTTGCTAGAACAGGTAATTAATATAGTTCAGTATTGCCTGGTAAAGCAACATGGTGAGGAGGACATTTACAAGAGAACAAAATACTCCTATAACATAAAGAGCATAGGCGATAATGCCCAACaaagcacagcagctgctgctggaaatgCTGCTGCTATTGCTTCCTGTCCTGTGTTCAGAAGCTGGGTTCAGCTTTGCACACTGGAGGTACATTTATGGGGATGGGTATAAGGCAGATTTCTGCCAGAAAGTCATAGATGGGAAAGGAGACACTCTAAAACAATCTTCATAAAAAACGTCATCAGGACTTCAAACGGGGgattttttcctcccaaaatGGGCTAGTTGCATTTGTTACAGGACTAACTGCATTGTAGACCCTCCTGGTCTCTTCGAGGGTGCCCCATTCAGGTCTCTGGCCTCACACAGCCACCCTTCTTGGAGTGGAATCATGCTTTTCTCCTACTCAGACTAGGCCTTGCACGGCAGTCCCCAAAGTGAACCATGATTATCTTCCCAGGCAATTCTGTTCTCTCAGGAAGCAGTGATGGTGATAAACAGTGACCAGACACCCTTCTTAAAGAAAAGTACTTAGAACAAAAACATTCCAGAGAAAACAGCCCTTTAAACAGTACAGTCTGCATGCTAGCCTGCCTTTGCATAAGGCTTATCATTAAGACTATCactttgtcacagatatttttaataaaagtcatggacaggtaatgggcaaaaaaacaaaaagatcacagaagcagtgacctgtcctggctgggagctgcaaggatcccagtggctggaagggggtCCCCTCACTAtcttgcagggctgggagctgagcgGGGGATGTCCCGCTACGGGGGGGAAGGGGATCTGCTAGTGGCGGAGGCTGAGAAACTGGGGGGACCTCCCCCAGCCACTGAGCAGCTCTGCCATCTGGAAGTTGCAGGGGACCCACACCCATGGCCACTGAGCAGCTCCGGGGTCCATCTGCCACTGTTGACTGGGAACTGTGGGCAGCTCACAGGTTGCAGCTGGTCAATTTCAGGGGGTCCCGCCACCCTGAGAAGCTGCGGGAGGATCCCTCACCACCCACAGAGACTAGGCTGCTGCTGGACCCCCGCTGCCGGCAGCGGCTGGTCAGCTGTGGTGCCCCCAACGTCGCAGAGGTCAttagaagtcacagattctgtgacttctgggACCTCCATAATATAATCTCAGCCTTCTGTGAATGTGGGGGAAGCCCTACTTCACATTCCCTCCATCTTCTTGGACAGCTGCTGACAATCTTTTTGTTTCACAATGTACAGTTTAGGAGAAGAAATGCAATAGGAATATAATAGCTGGGTAAATGGTAGCCAAATTATTGATGGTGAAACTATACATCATAAAATTCCAAGACAGAGCATATACGCAGACCTTTAAAAGCTGACTTGTTTCCTGATATATGGTCAATTCTTTGGCAGCATAAAAATTCCTATGAGTTATTCTCTTGAGACCTTTGGGATTATGATTGTTCATCTGCATTAACTCATGTTATAAAAAATCTGACTTTCTTTAAATTAATTTGCATGCAGAGTACAAACTGCATTACCAGTAACACTGTCCCCTCAATGTTACATACCAGTTCTACTCCAGAATCTACATCCTATTTCCCAAATAACTTTCCATATTAAACAGTGCTGCAAAGGAACACGTTGGAGACAATTTTATGACAACATATATTGTGAGACATAATTTAAGTCTGATCATTCCTTCTGGCCAACTGAACTTTCATGGGGGGGTAGTCTGCAGATTGATTTGGACAGCTCTCTGTAAAGACACTGAaattaatgaattattttgggACTTTCAGATCAAAATACTAAAAGGACAACTGGAAGAGAAGCAGAAGAATGACAAGATGGAGAATCTGCAGTCTGAAGATGAAGTTCTTGAGAATGGGACAGATATGCACATGATTGATCTACAAAGTAAacttaatttccatttaaagagTAAACTGCTATGTGCAGTATATGGATAAAACAGTGCAAATATTGGTTTACGCTTGACTCTTGAATTCTGAGCGTGTCTCACTTACAGGCTATCTTGCTTATCCACTTGTTCAATTCATTCTTGTTATGCTGGGAGAATTTTCAGTGCAACAAGCAGTTAGATAAGATTCTACAGTAGGTGCAGGTGGGGGTTGTCTTTAATGTTTCCGTTTCCACTTTAAAGACTATGCTGCACAGAACGTCCTTTGTATTATCAAGTAGGGCTGGGCGGGGGCTCTCTTCACACTACCAATTCTGCTCTTAGAAATTGTCACATGATGTGATCTGAATCGCTCCCTGCTCACAGAGATTGGAGTGTGTATGCTTGCATGTATAGGGGAACTTTACAGAACATTTCATGCCAAAGCACAGAGCATGAGCCACCTGcccaccagccagccccacatagTAACAATGCAATGTTTTAAAGCTCCAGCATTTTACGTACTGGAGCCCTATCCAGATTGTTCCTACATTTCTGATAAcagatttgtaatttttttagGAGATGCCAACAGACAGATCAGTGACCTCAAATTTAAACTTGCAAAGTCTGAACAAGAGATAACAACTTTGGAGCAGAATGTAAGTTTGCACATGGAGAGAGAGTGATCAGCTAAGAAATATAGTTCCATGATAAACTAAGGCTCTGTCTTTACTGCCAGGTAGGTCAGACTATGGGGGTATGAATAACCATGCACACCAGAGTGCTGTAATTCCCCTATCTGGACACTGtaggcacaaactaaaaggttccaGTTCTCACTAAGCTATACTCCTCGGAGAATtctgcacccccgcccccccaaaaaatctgcacatgatattttaaaattctgtgtatTTTGTCAAAATggcaatataatcatgccagattcaattattttggtaatctGTTTCAAAATGCCTACCTGTCAGCAAGCATGTCTGCAATACAGACAAGAACAGAAAATTCCCCAAGGAGTAGAAATCTCTTCCACAACCCAGTTGGGCATCTCTGTCTGGGTGTGTCACACATGCCAGCTGGGCACATCTTGGGAGAAAATTCTGCTCCTATGGTCTTTTAGTTGATTCTCATTTTTTAACCCTGCCCCCATAGGGGTACCATATAGAGGTTTCCAAATAGAGGATATTgctgtggggggagtgggaggtggaGCTGGAGGGGGTACAGATAGAGTGCTGGAGGTGGTATTTGGGGATGCTGGAGAGGTCCATACTGGGAGAGGATATTGGGGGGTGTTACAGGGGATTGAGTGGGGCCTCCTGACCCAGACACACACGCCCACTCCCCACAGAACCCAGCTGTGGGACCAGACACCTGCAcctccagagcccagggatccagagggaaaaacagcctgatgctgagtCCTGGCCACGTATGGAATTTCCTTCacactgcctccttccttcagggcataCTGGGAACTTCAGCTGCTGGGAGCCCTCCAGCTTCCCCTTCTCTTGGCGATGTTCTCTATTTGTGAGCTTGGGACCAGGCTCTGTGGGGTCCAgcagcctctctaggcagccagcagctctgcagtgcaaattctaagggaaa
The window above is part of the Chelonoidis abingdonii isolate Lonesome George chromosome 10, CheloAbing_2.0, whole genome shotgun sequence genome. Proteins encoded here:
- the LRRFIP1 gene encoding leucine-rich repeat flightless-interacting protein 1 isoform X14 produces the protein MGTQGAGRKRLPNRERLTAEDDALNQIAREAEARLAAKRAARAEAREIRMKELERQQKEIYQVQKKYYGLDTKWGDIEQWMEDSERYSRRSRRNASASDEDERMSVGSRGSLRVEERPEKDFEKGVRTVSSLSAATLASLGGTSSRRGSGDTSISVDTEASIREIKDINELKNQIQDVEGKYMQGLKEMKDSLAEAEEKYKKAMVSNAQLDNEKTNFMYQVDTLKDALLELEEQLAESRRQYEEKSKEFEREKHAHSILQFQFTEIKETLKQREEMLEKHGIIPNLEVDTNGEALDGLDNEAHSDSTKITPGATQILQTAGDGTLGRANEVEMKDEILEDVGKREILQNTEHEEHKEESEEREIVKECTEIKTLHADENTEAEKTMEDDDVTSTVMLSSGREEQIQSHTGHVSGNVSSTENSDVIESRKETESGDDSIGAQQSGSKESEHSSDLNHLTNENGETGTLQSQGTETPQGIPTDLDTEHESERVAQEQKVKQEDFTICQREGNIEIFQEALDFVVSSHASASDQSGSPEGARAGIGIEESHVEVHTESLCQAEESTENEVMSSLEKQLDEDEGCIDRTISKVESGKNESDTAEEENKTGNTVPSQGKKEVDSVEGEGEAACESEVTPNTIVKEQKPDETHTVSTFSKSDLILAEEEGNMQDEAENEKDIIGRGQTKDIGKMEELTGILDIQPDSENKKVEEEERVASRDEFAEIKEDVSHQRGQDQDVMKESQSQETILVPSPSDHEIEESNTEMWDESRKRKESRSELMEDERTQVETQTIKYGEEIKNNPIQEKDKTVENEMQKVVKQEEDESRQELTQDVSVIIEEKVDDKEVLVESSEKLDLPDQQHDRFVSDDSSLQKITKLSQQLSESLEGNTKETEVQNTVLDDACQLSRKERDTKQMGSGNEEDENKEIEEQHEFQEVKKLEVDPQVEEDADNLKTQKAELDEKPNEQVEVEGQEEEIVEDDSKKIDFDDELGQILKTPGKHDAEKVNTQMLEEVREKEIVTETAKTEKSEKEETHQSGTQSVENEGMVTEGSASIQQEKEKEAEEAAHLQTDASQSAAPEKACDLVEDETENEKVLDSNVMEKIADGYSSEQELGNVGNTRDESKEDMQASRRGKGRSKEDCMIS
- the LRRFIP1 gene encoding leucine-rich repeat flightless-interacting protein 1 isoform X16, with the translated sequence MGTQGAGRKRLPNRERLTAEDDALNQIAREAEARLAAKRAARAEAREIRMKELERQQKEIYQVQKKYYGLDTKWGDIEQWMEDSERYSRRSRRNASASDEDERMSVGSRGSLRVEERPEKDFEKGVRTVSSLSAATLASLGGTSSRRGSGDTSISVDTEASIREIKDSLAEAEEKYKKAMVSNAQLDNEKTNFMYQVDTLKDALLELEEQLAESRRQYEEKSKEFEREKHAHSILQFQFTEIKETLKQREEMLEKHGIIPNLEVDTNGEALDGLDNEAHSDSTKITPGATQILQTAGDGTLGRANEVEMKDEILEDVGKREILQNTEHEEHKEESEEREIVKECTEIKTLHADENTEAEKTMEDDDVTSTVMLSSGREEQIQSHTGHVSGNVSSTENSDVIESRKETESGDDSIGAQQSGSKESEHSSDLNHLTNENGETGTLQSQGTETPQGIPTDLDTEHESERVAQEQKVKQEDFTICQREGNIEIFQEALDFVVSSHASASDQSGSPEGARAGIGIEESHVEVHTESLCQAEESTENEVMSSLEKQLDEDEGCIDRTISKVESGKNESDTAEEENKTGNTVPSQGKKEVDSVEGEGEAACESEVTPNTIVKEQKPDETHTVSTFSKSDLILAEEEGNMQDEAENEKDIIGRGQTKDIGKMEELTGILDIQPDSENKKVEEEERVASRDEFAEIKEDVSHQRGQDQDVMKESQSQETILVPSPSDHEIEESNTEMWDESRKRKESRSELMEDERTQVETQTIKYGEEIKNNPIQEKDKTVENEMQKVVKQEEDESRQELTQDVSVIIEEKVDDKEVLVESSEKLDLPDQQHDRFVSDDSSLQKITKLSQQLSESLEGNTKETEVQNTVLDDACQLSRKERDTKQMGSGNEEDENKEIEEQHEFQEVKKLEVDPQVEEDADNLKTQKAELDEKPNEQVEVEGQEEEIVEDDSKKIDFDDELGQILKTPGKHDAEKVNTQMLEEVREKEIVTETAKTEKSEKEETHQSGTQSVENEGMVTEGSASIQQEKEKEAEEAAHLQTDASQSAAPEKACDLVEDETENEKVLDSNVMEKIADGYSSEQELGNVGNTRDESKEDMQASRRGKGRSKEDCMIS